CCGACAATATGATAATAGAAGCTCCTTGTAGTACTTGCTGGAGATCCGAACCTTCGTGTATACCTTTCCCCACCAGCACCAGCTCTTCACGGCATATTTTTTGATAATGAATATATGGGTTGGTAGGATATCCTGTAACAAAAGCAATATCAAGCTCTCCGTCGAGGATGAATTGTTCCATTTCCGTGGTGGTTCCCGTTTTTAATGTCACCGAAACCTGCGGATACATCTCATATACCTTCGTTAGCGCCCTTGTTGTTTCGCCTGCTACAATGGACTGCATCGTGCCGACGCGCAGTTTTTCCTCCTGAGGTCTCATTTTCATCTCCGTGTCTTGCCATAGCAGCAAAATTTGCTTGTACTGAGCGTATAAAATTTCGCCTGCGGGTGTCAGTTCCATACCACGAGGCTTTCTGTAAAATAACGCTGTGCCATAATAGGTCTCCAGCTTCTTTATTTTTGCCGTCATATTCGATTGCAGATGATTCAGCTTCTGGGCAGCTTCTGTTAGACTTCTAAGCTCTGCCACCGAAACGAATGCCTGCATATTTTGAATATCCACCGCTTTACCTCCCATCAAATAAAATGATATCTACATCATTAACAAGCATTATTCTTTATGAGTTAAGTGTATTATATTGGGCTTAAGCGTTATTTTCTACTCACATTTTAAAATTAGGAGGGATGGCACATGGTTAAACAGAAAATTCGTGCAGGTATCATAGGAGGTTCGATGAATAACAAATGGGCCAGCCAAACGCATATTCCTGCTTTGCTCAAGCACCCGAGCTTAGATATCACGGCCATCGGCACTTCCCGTATGGAGAGTGCACGAAAAAGTGCAGAGGACGTAGGGGCAACATTAGCTTTTGACGATGCCAAAAAGCTCGCAGCTTCCGAGGATGTGGACATGGTCGTGGTGAGCGTAAAAGTTCCCCATCATTATGAGGCGGTGATGGCGGCTATTCAAGAGGGAAAGCATATTTTTTGTGAGTGGCCTCTGGGGGCCAACACTGCGGAAGCTACTGAAATGGCTAAGGCGGCGGAACTGGCGGGCATCCATCATACCGTCGGCTTGCAGGCACGTCAGGATTTTGAGGTGCAAATGATGAAAAAGCTGGTGGAAGACGGGACAATTGGTGAAATAGTATCCTGTCATATGCAAGTAGCTACTCCCGGCAAAGGAGGACGAACAAATCAGGATACGTCTTATCTGCTGAATAGAGCCAGTGGTGCCAACCTACTGACCATTAACGGAGGGCATTCCTTGGATGCGCTACAATACATCGTTGGCGAATTCCGTGAGCTATCGGCCATCACATCCTCCCGTTATAATGAAGCCATTATTCATGAAACGGGTGAAGTCATTTCCAAGGATACTGCCGATCAAATTCTGATTCACGGACTAATGGAAAATGGAGCACCGACATCCGTTCACATTCAAGGTGGAGTGAATTCTAAGTTTGAGCTAGAGATTCAGGGGAAAAAGGGCATTTTGCGTTTGTCACAGAATCCTTCGCTTGGGCATATTCAATTTGGGAATCTGACGCTTGAAAAACTGATACATGAGCCAAGTAATGAGCAGAGTCATGCGCCTAACGGTGATTTTGAAACAATCAGTATAGCTCATGAACCTGATAGTACCCTGGATTTCCCAAAAGAAGGGGTAACCCTGAATGTAGCCAAAGCTCATCATGTATTTGCCAGGGATATTTTGACGGACACCCGTCTCGCCCCCGATTTCAACCATGCCTTAAAACTACATCAGTTACTGGACCGCATCGAGGAATCGGCTACAACTGGGAAAAAGATCGTATGGTAAGTTAGAATTTTAAAAAAAGAACCTTCAATACCATGATAGATGTGGATTGAAGGTTCTTTAAAATATTTAGCAGTTGAAATTCTCCTTTATTTAATGAAGTCATGCATTCTCGACTTTTATACTATCACCTTCAACCAAAATAACCTCTTCGTTGCTGATTGGATATAAATTTAATTGGCTGCCATATTCCTCAATGATGTTCTCCACCGCTTTTTTAAACGGGATGTTCGTATGGTGAGGGACTGGATAGAATTCAATTGCCCTGAGTGCAGCAAAGGAATCCAAAGCAGGCGCCTCCTGCACATTGTCCATAAGTCGGGCATATTCGATATTAGGTGATAAAATCATCGAACCTGCCGATTCGCCTATATACAACTTCCCTGCATTAACTTCCTCAGCAATGATTTTGTCAGCTCCGGTTCTTCTTAACTCTTGAAGTAAATAAAATGTGTTGCCTCCGGTCATATAAATATAGTCATTTCCTCTAATTTTACTCTCTATTTCATTCCATGTTGCTGTGCTGATTTCGATTTCATCCACGATTAATCCTAAATTCTCTAATGCTTTTTTCCCTGTATTCACATAAAACTTAACTTTCTCTGGAATACTTGCGGTTGGGATGAAAGTGACTTTTTTTCCTTCCAAGTTTTCATCGGCGAAATGGACTAAGCATGGTGCAACATCCTTAAATGAGGACGACAAAAATAATTTTTTCATCTCTTAATTCTCCTTAGTAGCGTTTAATGAACCGGGATATGTAACACTTTAATCTAGATAAATTATAAAATATATTGGTATCAAAACATGACACCATTAGAGGATGACATGAAAAACAAACGTTTAATTCCATACTTGATTTAAGCTATTTATAGCTTGAAGCTAATAAATTCATATAAAAAGAGGAGACATTACCATTGCATAATATCTCCTTTTTTCAACTTCATATTCTGTTTTGTAATAACAAATGACTTTATATATCCGTCGCATGAGGCCATGCTGTTCGCCTTTAGCTAAACCTCGTCGATTGAGGTTGCCGTGCAGTAAAACTTTCCCGAGCAAAGTTTCGACCTTGCCCCCGTAAAAAAAGACTCCCACCGCATAGCGATAATTCGCCGATGCGGAGGAGCCTGATGTTGTATTGGTGAATCTCAAAGGGTTCGTGGTTACGATGCGGGAGTCTCCACGCTTATTCCCACTCGATTGTTGCTGGTGGTTTGGAAGTTACGTCGTACACGATACGATTGACGTTGTCCACTTCGTTAACAATACGAACGGAGATTTTCTCCAACACGTCCCAAGGGATACGCGCCCAGTCGGCGGTCATACCGTCGATCGACGTTACTGCGCGAATACCTACAGTGTAGGAATACGTACGGGCATCGCCCATAACGCCAACACTCTTCATATTCGGCAGAGCGGTGAAGTATTGCCAAATCTCCCGATCCAGACCCGCTTTGGCAATCTCCTCGCGCAAAATAAAGTCAGAATCACGGACAATCTTGAGCTTGTCCTCTGTCACTTCGCCCAATACACGGATGGCAAGACCCGGACCTGGGAATGGCTGACGCCATACAATTTCGGCCGGAAGTCCACATTCTTCGCCGACTTTACGCACTTCATCCTTGAACAAAGCATTCAGAGGCTCGATCAGTTTGAACTTCATGTCTTCCGGTAAACCACCTACGTTATGGTGCGACTTGATAGTTTGTGCCGTTGCTGTTCCGCTCTCTACAATATCTGTGTACAACGTGCCTTGTGCCAGGAAGTCAAAATCATCGAATTTAGCGGATTCTTCTTCAAAGACGTAAATAAACTCGTTACCGATGATTTTACGTTTTTGTTCCGGATCATCCACTCCTGCCAGTTTGGACAGGAAACGCTCACGTGCATCAATTTTGACAACTTTCATATCAAATTTACCAACGAACGTCTCCATTACACTTTCGGCTTCACCCTTGCGCAGCAGTCCGTGATCAATGAACATACATGTCAGTTGGTCGCCGATCGCTCTGTGAATAAGCATGGCTACAACGGAAGAATCCACGCCGCCACTTAAAGCGCACAGTACTTTCTTGTCGCCTACTTGTTGGCGGATTTCACGGATTTGCTCTTCAATGAACGATTCCATGGTCCAGTTGCCTTCACAACCACACACTTCATACAGGAAGTTGCTAATCATCTCATTACCTTGAACAGAATGACGCACCTCTGGATGGAATTGTACCGCATACAGATTCCGCTCCAGGTTACTCATCGCAGCAATCGGAGCACTCTCTGTTCCCGCATCCAGTGTAAAGCCAGTTGGCAGATCTGTAACGTGATCGCCATGGCTCATCCATACCGTTTGACGAGAATCCAGCCCTTTAGTCAAACGGGCATCCTCATTGAATTGCACGTCTGCTTTGCCATATTCACGCTTGCCCGCACGTTCTACCTTACCGTCCAGTTGATGAGCCATCAACTGCATACCATAACAAATACCAAAGATAGGGATGCCAAGATCATAAATTGCCCGATCCACCTGAGGAGCATTGTCTGTATATACGCTGGAAGGTCCGCCTGAGAAAACAATCCCTTTCGGCGCCAGCTCTCTCAGCTTCTCCGCAGGCGTATTGTATGGAAGGAGCTCGCTATATACGCCGAGATCCCGAATTCTTCTTGCAATTAACTGGTTGTATTGTCCTCCAAAATCGAGAACTACAACGATTTCATTAGGCTTATTCATTACCGTGCCTCCCTCAATTGTTCGTTTCATTATACGCAACGATAAAACAACACGTCAAGAAATCAACCATAGTTGAGTGGTCATGAAAAGATTGATAAAATAAATTGATTCTAAATTACTTAATCTGCCCGTAGGAGTGTACACGATGGATGTGCTGAAATGGATTGCGCAATTGTTCGAAGAATATGGATACGGCGTCCTTTTTTTCGGCTTGCTGCTGGAGTTTATTGCCTTGCCTTTTCCCGGGGAAACCACGATGGCTTATGCGGGATATCTCTCCTATGCCGGTACTCTGGATTTCAGCAAGCTGGTGCTGTTAGCTTTTTTGGGCACAACCATCGGTATGACCATTACCTATTTTATTGGAAAATGGGCTGGGCTTCCCTTTATTCAGAAATACGGCAAATGGGTTTTGTTATCGCCGGACAAGCTACAGAAAACACAAAAATGGTTTCAACATTATGGATACTGGCTTATTTTCCTTGGATATTTCATCCCAGGTGTCAGGCATTTTACCGGCTATTTTGCTGGAATTATAGCTCTTTCTTTCCGTAAATTTGTCCTGTATGCTTACAGCGGTGCTTTATTCTGGGTCGTCCTCTTTCTAAGCATCGGCAAGCTGTTTGGCCCGCAATGGGATGCCATTTTCCATTTGGTAGAGCTGTACGCACTACGAATCGCAGCAGCGGTTGGATTCGTAATCCTGCTGTATTTTATATATCGGTGGAGAAGCTTCCTGTTTGGATCGCTATACAAATCCAAAAAATCAGTAAAAACCAGCAGCAAAGATGACACGGAATAGTTAAACTCCTTCAGCCGAGCCCACATTCGCGGCTCATGATTCGAGCTACCCCTGCTCCAAACATAGACATTCCGATCATACCTTGGTTCTACGTCGTCAGCATACCCAACAATGGACCCTGTAAATACAATGGGGTCTCCTGCATTAATAATGTCTCCACCAAATATGCGGGTAATAAGCAGACCCTCCGCAGATGACAGGACCAAAAAAGGAATCACCCACTAGACAGTAAGACACCTACGCTAAATCCCGAACCCATAAGCCGTTATATTAAAACCCAACAAAGCGATACGGAGAAACGCCCCCCCCAATTCATTAATGTTACCTGCAGCGAATAACTCCCTGTACTGCCAATCTACCATTCTAATCAGTTCTAATACGACAGACTCCATAAATTAAACAAAAATATAATTAACCATTTAGCACTAATCATCAGATTACTTTGCAGCCGTCAAGGCATAAATCCATATATTCAGAGCATACTAAGCCAACAAACTCCAATATCGGAGGATTTTACGTATGCCAAATCAGAATAAAAGTTGTCCACTTACTCATGTATCCTCTAACTTGAAGGATAATGTAAATCATATCGAGAGCTCCTTTGGAAACAGCGGAGATGTAATCATTAAAGAGCTACTATGGATGCAGAAATGGCCAGCGGCTCTGTTTTATATCGATGGTCTGGTCAACACTCAATTACTTCATGATTCCGTCCTGCGTTCATTAATGCGAGTAAATGAACATCATTTACCGGAGGGCGCAGAACCATTCGACTATTTGAAGAATCAAGTTTTGATTGCAGGTAACTCAGGTAGTGTGGATGAAATGGACGCCCTATTCAATCAAATGTTATCCGGCAGTATTATCATTTTGCTGGACGGATACGCAAAGGGCATATGGATTGATGCGGTCGGATGGGAGGATCGCAGTGTTAGCGAGCCCCAATCCCAAAGTGTCGTACGGGGTCCAATGGAGGCTTTTACCGAAAATTTACGAACCAATACCGCTCTAATTCGTAGGCGAATCCGCGATCCGCGCCTGTGGATGGAAACAAGACAGATCGGGCAAGTCACCCACACCAATGTGGCCGTAATGTATGTCAAAGGCATCGCTGACGAAGGAGTTATTCAGGAACTGAGAGAACGTTTGGACCGAATTGATATTGACGGAATTTTGGAAGGAGGTTACATCGAGGAGGAAATTCAGGATGAAACCTATACCCTGTTTCCCACCATTTATAACAGCGAGCGTCCGGATTCAGTCGCTGCCAGCCTGCTGGAAGGGCGAATTGCTATTTTGGTGGACGGAACACCATTTGTTCTACTGATACCTGCATTGTTCGTTCAATTTTTCCAGTCGGCAGAGGATTATTACCAGCGTGCTGACATCAGCACTTTGCTGCGTATGCTACGCTTCTTTTCTTTTTTTATCGCTATGCTTGCGCCAGCAGTATATATTGCGGTAACTACCTTTCATCAAGAGATGATTCCTACAAACTTATTGGTCAGTCTCGCTGCACAAAGAGAAGGCGTACCGTTTCCGGCTTTTGTCGAGGCGATGCTCATGGAAATAACTTATGAAATTTTGCGTGAAGCAGGAGTTCGAATTCCCAAGACCGTCGGGCAAGCCGTCTCGATTGTAGGTACACTGGTCATTGGACAAGCAGCCGTGGATGCAGGAGTGGTCTCGGCGGCTATGGTTATTGTTGTGTCCATTACAGCGATCTCCAGCTATGTTATTCCGGAAAACGGTCTTTCCATTGCGGTTCGTATTGCCCGCTTTGCTTTAATGATGCTAGCCGCAGCCTTCGGGCTGCTTGGAATATTGATGGGGTTAATTGTACTTTTGCTGCACTTAACCAGTCTGCGATCGTTCGGCGTCTCTTATATGAGTCCATTCGGCCCATATGTGGAAAGCGATTTGAAAGATACGCTGTTTCGCCTACCTTGGCCTCGCATGAAGACACGGCCTCAATCCATCTCTATCCAAAATACGATTCGCCAAAAAACGAAAAAAAGACGGATCGGTAATAAATCAAAAACCAGAAGGGATCAGCCATGAAGCAGACCATACATTTGTTCTTCGTCTGGGGCCTGATTGCATTACTGTTAGGTGGTTGCTGGGATCGCCAAGAATTAAATGAGTTGGGCATCGCTATTGGGATCGGTGTGGATATGGAAGGAGACCAGTATCAGGTAACCGCTCAGGTGGTCATTCCTTCTGCTGTAGCTTCCAAATCATCACCAAGTGCAGGCCCTCCAGTCGTTACTTATCAGGCCACTGCACCCACGATTCAAGAGGCCATTGAAAAAATGACGAATACAAGTCCGCGCTCCATTTATTTATCTCATATTCGTATGCTGATTTTAGGTGAGGAGTATGCGAGAAGGGGAATTGCTGATGCGATTGAAGCCATGATGCGAGAGCCTTTTACCAGAAGCGACTTTTATATTGCGATAGCCAAGAATAACAAGGCTTCTACGATGTTAAAGATCCCCACTCCAATGGAAAAATTGCCGGCAAATAAATTATTTGCTTCGTTAGATACCTTAACCAAAACCTGGGCTCCTGCTACCAAAGTAACCATGGATCAACTTCTTAGCGATCTGGTTAATCCCGACATCCAGTCCACTCTGCCCGCATTGGAAGCTGTGGGAGATATAGAATCGACCAATGAAAAAGGTATGGATGCCACCAAAAGCATATCGCCTGAAACCATATTGCGGTTTTCAGGTAATGGTGTATTCAAAAAAGACCGGTTGCTGGGATGGATCAATGACCTTGACAGTAAAGGGCTCAGTTACATCAGGGATAAAGTGGAGTCTACAACGGGGCACACCGATTGTCAGGGAGGAGGTAATATCGCCTTATTAACCTTAAGAAGCAACACCCAAAAAAAAGTGATCATTCGCGATGGAGAACCTGTTATCTCTATATCCGTTACCAACGACAGCACAGTACGAGAGGTCAACTGTGAGCATATGAAGTTAAGCAGTATGGCTGATATTAAAGAAATTGAGGCCGCAAGCAATGAAAAAATTGTTGAAATTATGAAGCATTCCGTAGAGACTGTTCGACGTGAGTTTAAGTCAGACATATTCGGCTTTGGTCAACTGATCCACCAGTCCAAACCAGAGCTTTGGAAAAGACTAAAAGAAGAAAAAGAAAATCCATTTATGGATTTACAGATTGAATACAAGGCAAAGACTACGATCAAAAAAATTGGTTCCTTGTTTGAATCGTTCCAAAAAGAAATAAAGGAGTGAGCTTGGTGGAGGAGAAAGGGCGTATCAGCATTACAAATATAGCCGTACTCGTTTTTTTGAGTATTATCGGAGACTGTGTATTGGTGTATCCCTCCCTCATTACTAGCATATCCAAGCAGGATGCCTGGATTAGCTCATTACTTAGCATCCCTGCAGGACTGGCTGTACTACTGCTACTCCTGCGGGTACATCAGCTGTATCCTGATCTCACCTTTGTGCAGCTCTGTCAGCAAATTTTGGGTCCGTGGCTAGGCGCCCTCATCTCCATATGGTATTTGTTCCATTTAATG
This window of the Paenibacillus polymyxa genome carries:
- a CDS encoding LysR family transcriptional regulator, whose amino-acid sequence is MDIQNMQAFVSVAELRSLTEAAQKLNHLQSNMTAKIKKLETYYGTALFYRKPRGMELTPAGEILYAQYKQILLLWQDTEMKMRPQEEKLRVGTMQSIVAGETTRALTKVYEMYPQVSVTLKTGTTTEMEQFILDGELDIAFVTGYPTNPYIHYQKICREELVLVGKGIHEGSDLQQVLQGASIIILSDSCLYLTHLEKMYQDMQLTHSEVVEVGIFDTMVEFALMGMGITLMSKKLARQFKVASYLPVPPVFGYMDTYLISRPNHKMTAIEHKFIEINNTI
- a CDS encoding Gfo/Idh/MocA family protein, which produces MVKQKIRAGIIGGSMNNKWASQTHIPALLKHPSLDITAIGTSRMESARKSAEDVGATLAFDDAKKLAASEDVDMVVVSVKVPHHYEAVMAAIQEGKHIFCEWPLGANTAEATEMAKAAELAGIHHTVGLQARQDFEVQMMKKLVEDGTIGEIVSCHMQVATPGKGGRTNQDTSYLLNRASGANLLTINGGHSLDALQYIVGEFRELSAITSSRYNEAIIHETGEVISKDTADQILIHGLMENGAPTSVHIQGGVNSKFELEIQGKKGILRLSQNPSLGHIQFGNLTLEKLIHEPSNEQSHAPNGDFETISIAHEPDSTLDFPKEGVTLNVAKAHHVFARDILTDTRLAPDFNHALKLHQLLDRIEESATTGKKIVW
- a CDS encoding Type 1 glutamine amidotransferase-like domain-containing protein, which translates into the protein MKKLFLSSSFKDVAPCLVHFADENLEGKKVTFIPTASIPEKVKFYVNTGKKALENLGLIVDEIEISTATWNEIESKIRGNDYIYMTGGNTFYLLQELRRTGADKIIAEEVNAGKLYIGESAGSMILSPNIEYARLMDNVQEAPALDSFAALRAIEFYPVPHHTNIPFKKAVENIIEEYGSQLNLYPISNEEVILVEGDSIKVENA
- the guaA gene encoding glutamine-hydrolyzing GMP synthase, whose translation is MNKPNEIVVVLDFGGQYNQLIARRIRDLGVYSELLPYNTPAEKLRELAPKGIVFSGGPSSVYTDNAPQVDRAIYDLGIPIFGICYGMQLMAHQLDGKVERAGKREYGKADVQFNEDARLTKGLDSRQTVWMSHGDHVTDLPTGFTLDAGTESAPIAAMSNLERNLYAVQFHPEVRHSVQGNEMISNFLYEVCGCEGNWTMESFIEEQIREIRQQVGDKKVLCALSGGVDSSVVAMLIHRAIGDQLTCMFIDHGLLRKGEAESVMETFVGKFDMKVVKIDARERFLSKLAGVDDPEQKRKIIGNEFIYVFEEESAKFDDFDFLAQGTLYTDIVESGTATAQTIKSHHNVGGLPEDMKFKLIEPLNALFKDEVRKVGEECGLPAEIVWRQPFPGPGLAIRVLGEVTEDKLKIVRDSDFILREEIAKAGLDREIWQYFTALPNMKSVGVMGDARTYSYTVGIRAVTSIDGMTADWARIPWDVLEKISVRIVNEVDNVNRIVYDVTSKPPATIEWE
- a CDS encoding DedA family protein produces the protein MDVLKWIAQLFEEYGYGVLFFGLLLEFIALPFPGETTMAYAGYLSYAGTLDFSKLVLLAFLGTTIGMTITYFIGKWAGLPFIQKYGKWVLLSPDKLQKTQKWFQHYGYWLIFLGYFIPGVRHFTGYFAGIIALSFRKFVLYAYSGALFWVVLFLSIGKLFGPQWDAIFHLVELYALRIAAAVGFVILLYFIYRWRSFLFGSLYKSKKSVKTSSKDDTE
- a CDS encoding spore germination protein, with translation MPNQNKSCPLTHVSSNLKDNVNHIESSFGNSGDVIIKELLWMQKWPAALFYIDGLVNTQLLHDSVLRSLMRVNEHHLPEGAEPFDYLKNQVLIAGNSGSVDEMDALFNQMLSGSIIILLDGYAKGIWIDAVGWEDRSVSEPQSQSVVRGPMEAFTENLRTNTALIRRRIRDPRLWMETRQIGQVTHTNVAVMYVKGIADEGVIQELRERLDRIDIDGILEGGYIEEEIQDETYTLFPTIYNSERPDSVAASLLEGRIAILVDGTPFVLLIPALFVQFFQSAEDYYQRADISTLLRMLRFFSFFIAMLAPAVYIAVTTFHQEMIPTNLLVSLAAQREGVPFPAFVEAMLMEITYEILREAGVRIPKTVGQAVSIVGTLVIGQAAVDAGVVSAAMVIVVSITAISSYVIPENGLSIAVRIARFALMMLAAAFGLLGILMGLIVLLLHLTSLRSFGVSYMSPFGPYVESDLKDTLFRLPWPRMKTRPQSISIQNTIRQKTKKRRIGNKSKTRRDQP
- a CDS encoding Ger(x)C family spore germination protein, translated to MKQTIHLFFVWGLIALLLGGCWDRQELNELGIAIGIGVDMEGDQYQVTAQVVIPSAVASKSSPSAGPPVVTYQATAPTIQEAIEKMTNTSPRSIYLSHIRMLILGEEYARRGIADAIEAMMREPFTRSDFYIAIAKNNKASTMLKIPTPMEKLPANKLFASLDTLTKTWAPATKVTMDQLLSDLVNPDIQSTLPALEAVGDIESTNEKGMDATKSISPETILRFSGNGVFKKDRLLGWINDLDSKGLSYIRDKVESTTGHTDCQGGGNIALLTLRSNTQKKVIIRDGEPVISISVTNDSTVREVNCEHMKLSSMADIKEIEAASNEKIVEIMKHSVETVRREFKSDIFGFGQLIHQSKPELWKRLKEEKENPFMDLQIEYKAKTTIKKIGSLFESFQKEIKE